A genomic window from Sorex araneus isolate mSorAra2 chromosome 2, mSorAra2.pri, whole genome shotgun sequence includes:
- the LOC129402498 gene encoding putative olfactory receptor 2B8: MEEKNGTSFTGFILLGFSDRPRLELVLFVVLLILYIFTLLGNTTIITLSYLDPNLHTPMYFFLSNLSFLDMCYITSTVPQFLFNLSGPDKSISYAGCVAQLFVSLGLGCTECMLLAVMAFDRYAAVCRPLHYTVIMHPRLCSLMASASWIFGFTNSSVQTVLTFILPLCGRNKIDHFICEIPALIKIACVDTRSTESEMFFASVVILLFPVSLIMFSYGQIVRAILRIKSAAGKRKAFGTCGSHFIVVSLFYGTAIYAYLQPSNNYSQDKGKFTSLLYGVFIPMMNPVIYTLRNKHVKGAMTKILRKIHGLMIV, encoded by the coding sequence atggaagagaaaaatggaaCTTCTTTCACTGGGTTCATCCTACTGGGCTTCTCTGACAGGCCTCGACTAGAGCTTGTCCTTTTTGTGGTTCTTCTAATCCTTTATATCTTCACTCTGCTGGGGAACACCACCATCATTACACTGTCCTATCTAGATCCAAATCTCCATACCCCAATGTACTTTTTCCTCTCCAACTTAAGTTTTCTAGACATGTGTTATATTACCAGCACTGTCCCTCAGTTTCTGTTTAATCTCAGTGGACCTGATAAATCTATCTCCTATGCTGGTTGTGTGGCTCAGCTGTTTGTGTCTCTGGGGTTGGGATGCACAGAATGCATGCTCTTAGCAGTCATGGCGTTTGATCGCTATGCCGCCGTGTGCAGGCCCCTCCACTACACTGTCATCATGCACCCCCGGCTCTGCTCCCTCATGGCTTCAGCCTCATGGATCTTTGGTTTTACCAACTCCTCGGTGCAGACGGTGCTCACCTTCATTTTACCACTATGTGGGAGGAATAAAATAGACCATTTCATTTGTGAGATTCCTGCACTGATTAAGATCGCCTGCGTCGACACCAGAAGCACAGAGTCTGAGATGTTCTTTGCCAGTGTTGTTATTCTTCTCTTTCCTGTTTCATTGATCATGTTCTCCTATGGGCAGATCGTGAGGGCCATCTTAAGAATTAAGTCTGCAGCGGGAAAGCGCAAAGCCTTTGGGACCTGTGGCTCCCACTTCATCGTGGTCTCCCTGTTCTATGGCACAGCCATCTACGCCTACCTCCAGCCCAGCAACAACTACTCCCAGGATAAGGGCAAGTTCACGTCTCTCCTTTATGGTGTTTTTATCCCCATGATGAACCCCGTCATCTATACACTGCGGAACAAGCATGTGAAGGGAGCAATGACAAAAATTCTTCGGAAAATTCATGGCTTGATGATTGTATGA